A window of the Helianthus annuus cultivar XRQ/B chromosome 4, HanXRQr2.0-SUNRISE, whole genome shotgun sequence genome harbors these coding sequences:
- the LOC110935659 gene encoding cysteine protease Amb a 11.0101, with protein MKINNFIFFSLSLVLILGVVESFNYHEQELESEEGFQGLYDRWREHHKVTDRSPQRFNVFKHNVRNIHKKNKMNLGYKLQINEFATMTHHEFRKTHADSKGGHFIALHGIRKTNLSSSYNDIDINAIPPRMDWREHNAVTPMKNQGQCGSCFAFAAVGAIEGINAIRTGQLLSLSEQQLLDCDSSDRTFHCDGGQVCGVFTFVKEHGGIATDEFYPYVGKREICDTSKYGHHSVTVDGTEYLPEHDEEALLKAVAHQPVTFQMDPGGDGFMFYKEGIYSGPCGMELMHAMLIVGYDQDPDGTKYWIVKNSWGEGWGEKGYIRMLRGTEIQGVCNMYGHCNFPLKSPETKNVEL; from the exons ATGAAGATCaacaattttatttttttttcactttCTTTGGTCTTGATACTAGGAGTTGTGGAAAGCTTCAATTACCATGAGCAAGAACTCGAATCGGAGGAGGGATTCCAAGGGTTGTACGACAGGTGGCGAGAACACCACAAAGTGACCGATAGAAGCCCCCAACGGTTCAATGTATTCAAGCACAACGTACGAAATATTCACAAGAAAAACAAGATGAACCTGGGATACAAGTTGCAAATAAACGAGTTTGCTACCATGACTCACCATGAGTTTAGGAAAACCCATGCCGACTCGAAGGGTGGCCACTTCATTGCTCTTCACGGGATTCGTAAGACCAACTTGAGTTCCAGTTATAATGATATCGATATAAACGCTATTCCACCGAGGATGGATTGGAGGGAACATAACGCTGTCACCCCTATGAAAAATCAAGGACAGTGCG GAAGTTGTTTCGCATTTGCTGCGGTGGGTGCAATTGAAGGAATAAACGCCATCAGAACAGGTCAACTCTTATCATTATCAGAACAACAACTTCTTGATTGTGATTCGAGCGACAGAACCTTCCATTGCGACGGAGGGCAGGTCTGTGGCGTATTTACTTTCGTTAAAGAGCATGGAGGTATAGCTACAGATGAGTTCTACCCTTATGTAGGTAAAAGGGAAATATGCGATACATCTAAG TATGGTCATCACTCGGTAACTGTTGATGGAACCGAGTATTTGCCAGAACACGATGAAGAAGCGCTATTGAAAGCAGTGGCACATCAGCCTGTAACTTTTCAAATGGATCCTGGCGGTGACGGTTTCATGTTCTACAAAGAG GGAATTTATAGTGGACCATGTGGAATGGAGCTGATGCACGCGATGTTGATAGTTGGATATGATCAGGATCCTGACGGAACCAAGTACTGGATTGTTAAGAACTCGTGGGGCGAAGGATGGGGAGAGAAGGGATACATTCGTATGCTACGCGGTACGGAGATCCAAGGGGTTTGCAACATGTATGGGCATTGTAATTTCCCTCTTAAATCTCCCGAAACTAAAAATGTTGAACTCTAG